The nucleotide window gtttttcttcacgtcattgcctctgctcagtcacctgggaggttgtcactccatcttttcctaggtcttccaatgcttctttgtcctgctggtgatttgtcccttgatattttcacaattcgttcttccgtcatgcggtcaatgtgctcattccattttatctttctatccagtacccagtcattaatattatctatcccgcatgttcgtcttatgttttcactcctttctctatccagtagtgttcttcccgctattcttcgaactattttcatttctgtagtctccaatatccgtttcgttttggaggtctcaggtcgggtctctgctgcataggataatataggtctgattgcggtcttgtaaatgcgggcttttgcttcagttcgaatgtatttatttcgccagattgtgtcatttaggtatgctgctgctcttgaggctcttgtagcttggtttcttacttccgtctccacgtctccgtgtccagatatttcgattcccagatatttaaatttcatttcctggtgtattattttgttatccaccacaaacttacatctgatcggtgtcttggaagtaaccattgattttgtctttgccgctgatattatattgaatttttttgctgttttgttaaattggtacagtagcctttgcagatcgtcctcgttctccgccaacagtaccgcatcgtctgcatagcacaggattttgacttctttatttcccattttgtatcctcttagtttgcgtacttgttttatgatttcatccatCACTATGTTAAATAGGAGCGGACTGAGAGAGTCCCCTTGCCTAATGCCCCTATTTGCAGGTATCTGTTCAGTTCATACTCGATACTCCAAAATATTCCTAGCAACCCAACCAAGCGTTGACAGCGCGGCTCATTATAGTTATCACAAATGCTGCGGTGGAAAACCTTTTGGTGGAAATTTGGAGAAAACGTAACGAAATAATGAATTCGCATAGCTcaaaaaattttcggaaaatgttTCGTGGGACTATTTCacaatcatcatcatcatcagtcATCctgattataattttaatattcaatgcACTATAATTCCTAAAAATATAATGGATTGCTGTAAGATATCGCTATTCTTAATATGTAAATTTAGAGGATATAAGTCAAAAAGTTCCTTTTTTTACTGTTATAAGAAAGCTTGTTGCTCATGTATTCAAACTTGCACATTATTTTAGATATCAAGTTGGGTTACTAACTAAGAGGGTAAGGCCTATACGAATCATCAACATGGTATGCCCTTTCTATAAAGAAGTACTAATAAATGTTTGTTGTGAAGATACTTTCTACAGAATCCAGGAGAgatacaatttatttaatagtGATGCAGATAGCTATACGTGGAGGTAAATTTGAACTGTctctaaatattatataaataaaaattattcacatctaaataatcaaatattggATTGTTTTGTAATTTCGAGTTAAATGGCCAGCCAAATATCAAAAGAACATAAACCGCGGTTGCGACTCAGAACATGTTTATGTTAATCCAAGTGCACTGATGCTTGCCAAAGCTGGTTCTATAAGTTCGGCTCCAGTGATTTTGATCTAGCGATCAAGAAGACCAACATTAGACAACGACAATTTTCAAATACTATTAACCAACCTTGGTCGACCCTCCAAGAATATTTACAGCAGAGCAGCTGTTTGGCTCTTCCATAATCACGAGCAGCATATGATTTCAGAAGCACCATACAGAACTgggttttatttaataatccAAAACGCAAAAAGTAGTGCGTTGGCTTAAGTCGCAAATCTCGTAACTCCATAGCACACAAAAAacttatcaatgaaaaaaatttaatatgaagaCTTTTTTCATGAAAGATTGAAATACTGAACGcatatatcaaatttcaagaatgtatttaatgatataaaatgtTGATACAGGGAAAAATCGGAGGTACCTAGCTTGTACCTTACGAGTGGCTCTCAATAAATCACCACTGCGAAACGGAATTTGCAATTAAGAAGGCGCTTCTGTGTGTTTAGTGGAGTATACGCTCAGTTGAAGTACTGAGATCTGGAAAACCTgttaatacaattatttattgttaaccAATCTTTAATCGAATAGTACGGCAATTGTCAATAAACAAGGCATTATTCTGCAACACGGCAATTAAAGACAGCACTTAGCAAGACCGCACTTAGCTAGAcaacatttggaaaaaattaatgaattggaGTGGGCGGTACTCCTTTATCCACTATAAGCACCCGATATCGCACCTTCGGGTTTCCATTTATTATGGTCGCTACAGTTTCCTAGTGacaaatatagtttaaaaaactgaaaaacaccCCGTGATATCACCATTAATTCAGGTTATTTCATTACAATCCTGTAAGTCTGACTTTTGTTGCCGGCGGTTTTGCGAAAAAGGTAGAATAttgagaattttaaaaattaattctttcacCGTCATTCTCTTGAAtacatttacatttaaaaaaattgttaggaGCAAAACAAATTTCGAAGACTTCTCGGATAGAGTGCCGGACATTTTTCCTCTCAAAATTTTTGTCTCATATTGTAGATGTGATAACAAAATAGATGAAAACATCTTACAcaagaaaactattttaataGTAATTTGAGAGCAGAAAATTTTCGTGGTGAAAACATACAGGAAAACATCCATATCAGTTTATCCAGTtttaataattgagtttttactttataaatGAATAGATTTTCAGTTTTATCAGAAAACTTACTGAAAAAGCTGGTTCAATAATGTATTACGGATCCGAAATTTTTTGCACTCATTGATGCGCCTACAGCAGAGCGGACGATTCAACTGTAAGATGAAAAAAGACCAAAACCTCATTATACGATAGTATATGCATACCAATCTTCCTTCCAAGCTTTGCGAACCATTGATTTGCTATTGCCAAAACAAAAGGCCTCAGTCTACGATTTTTTAGATCTACGACATTCAGACCTAATAGCTCTAACATTTTCACTGTCTTGAGTACATGATAGTTAATATTGCTTAAGGATATTGGAAACTTCTTTTATCGATAGACCAGTTCATATAACAATTCGACTTGCCTCAAAGTCACTTAGATAGAACACCTGGCTCTGCCACATAATTCACTAATGAAAAAATCCAAACCACTTATGCATCCACCACAAAAACTTAACggataaacttgaaaatttaattttctataccTCACAAGATAAgaagtaaacattttttgaattctGACAGATGTTTGTGTCCATCAATATAATATATGATACAACTAGTAGACCTGGCCACGCATTGTTGTGGCTgagtgatttgatttgaaataattctaatgaCGATACAATTGCTGTCTCTTCTGcttgttcaatgaaattatattgGAATCGAGTTGTTACACGTTCTTCACAATGGCCcataaaatagatatgaagAAATTTTGGATCTTCATTTGGCATTGTCATCAATGatccaattttatgatatacctgagcttgaattttgaatattgtctCAAATTTACGACCATCAGTTGACAAATCACAAACTTTGAATGTTCCAAACGACGTTATTTGgaagcaagaattaaattttcgtgttttacgtaaaaataattttgattcatttgaaatgctAGAAAGAAGGGATTTCAAAGCTTCAGGTGAGTAGGGAGTGGTAACAATACAACTTGCGCAACACATGCCGAGTATTTCGACTGATTCATGAGCTCTTTCAACACGTGCACATCGAGTATTCTTGCTACGGGCATTAAGGTTGGTTTTTATTGGTagcattttacaaaaaatagtaattgaatttttaatgtgaatgaATTTCGCTGTTCTCTGAATAACTGTAAGTtagaagtgaaaaaaatattcgaagtaATGTACGCAACgaagacaaaatgaagaatgatttgAAACAAAGATTATATACACGGATGATTTGAAAGAAGCGACGTTAAGTAGTATAGGCAAAATAAGACATGTATAGTGTGTAGTATATCACATTAAAGTGTGGCGCCATCTATGAGGAGCAAAGGACAGTTCTCTGTAAAGAAATTCGCTTAAGGCGCCATCTGTTCCAGACTTATGGAAACTACgtttaataacaacaatcaacgttgatgatcagtttattattaattattgagaccattaatttatataataactaTCATTTAAGTTGCaccaaattacatatatatgccAACTTTCATGAATATCAGTTGACTCGTTTTTGAGTTCATTCGGAACATACCTACACACggacactgaatttttatatattaagaaaatacgTGAACATTCACTAGATCATAACCATAATTAAAATCTCGTAAGATACCTACTAGTAAAACTCTATAATGACAGGATTCCCAAAATGaactatatcaaaatatataaaaatttatatttcattcaaattgaGGTAGTTATGCATGTACTACAAATACTTAACGGATAAGCctgaaatcattttatattcCTCACAAGATATGAaggagaattttttgaattctgACAAATGTTTTTgtcaataatatataatatcatAACATAATAACattggaaaacaataataaaattctcgTAAGATACTTGCAAAACTTTATGAGATATTTCCCAAAAGAGCTCTATCAAAATCACaataatttataggttaggttaagtttgaAATAGTTTAAGGTACAACCTAACACAACACAAGTTGTAAATCTGTATTTATGTCTCCCAAGGAATGTATACAATGcaatctttattttttctgcaCCCTTTATTAGCCTTTATCTTATGAATAATGATAGTAAAATTGTATTTAGCcattttacttataataataaatacttctTCTAGATGATTTGATTCGATGTCTATTTTTAATCTACATTATTAATCTAATGCAACAAGAAAATCTTAATTGCTTGATTTTGTTGTAGATATATGGGAAAGAACTTAAATATGAACAAAACCATGGAAGAAAATAACATTCCAGATGAAAGGGACAATTTCACAGACTTAGGATTGCCTCAAAATTATTATGTACCGAGTGTATTTTTATACTACAATGATGATCTTAAATACTATGATTTTGATAATGACGAATGTGAACCCGTACCTTCAAATGACGCAATTGGTTGTCCTAGCAATcgcttttaaatataaaattattcaaaattgttgtttttaacACGCTAATATTAGATTcacttatttcaaaaattatgttgaaCATTTTGGTTTGATGTGCCTTAACAGCGTCTCTTTagtattttcaaacaatatttatatgtgTACAAAATCGCATGCTGAACAAAATAAATAGGAGTTCCAATTTCAACCAATTAAAATTCAGTCTACGTCAGTGAGTTATTGTGTGTATTTACATGCCTGACGATTTatgttatatatcaaaaatatccGTGTTCTTTAAAACATGAAACATAACAAGTATGATAAAACGCTGgtagataaaaaatttcaaaaatttgtttctgcGCATTGACCTCAGTTTTTCATActtattgtaaaaatatggtAATCAGTCTTGTGACTTTCGTTActtattttatacttatttcgacgtaactttttcaattgaaataattcgtcCACGATATTTTGAGACATATATGTACAAGACACGACAAGTAAAAGTTTTTCGACATGCTTTTGATTAGTGGGTCACTTTGTTCGCGTTTACGGCGACAGCATCATTGGTGGCGCTAATATCTTCAGTTCTAAAATGGAGTGTAGAGATAAGGAGAACCGTCTTTTATGGGGAATTAGTTGAAATATTGTCCAGCTGTAAACAGCAAATTACAATACGAAGACTCGCCAAAATAACGCT belongs to Diorhabda carinulata isolate Delta chromosome X, icDioCari1.1, whole genome shotgun sequence and includes:
- the LOC130900478 gene encoding cytochrome b5 domain-containing protein 1; the protein is MDSLKENTRKWPYFAPFEVVVHNTYDDCWVSFLGKVFDITPIIERHMKEKCIQSLLALAGKDISYWFDESTGDIQYYVHPETGCYIPYCPHGPIPDVSLEVPVTDWKPLDRPPWWMDDQYQVGLLTKRVRPIRIINMVCPFYKEVLINVCCEDTFYRIQERYNLFNSDADSYTWRYMGKNLNMNKTMEENNIPDERDNFTDLGLPQNYYVPSVFLYYNDDLKYYDFDNDECEPVPSNDAIGCPSNRF